A stretch of the Glutamicibacter sp. JL.03c genome encodes the following:
- a CDS encoding LysR family transcriptional regulator, which translates to MATQPDLSGVSLPQIAAVIAVVDYGSFTAAADILGISQPSLSRRVQSLEQVLGLPIFRAVGRTMQLTDAGRSIVPAGRRILDELASINALGASTRELATGSLRIAGLPSLIGSVLPEYVGQFHQQHPGIHLEILSVQDHEELVEAIRLGSADAAFGVSHSVPADLETRRVCHQEFSAVIPSGLGTGTELNAALLNTLTLVSLPHPTSIRKVTDEVYRSLGCTPARVITTVQRDALVPLSIASGGITMVPRIMATTAEVYGGRQLSLPEGTGRAIGVIYRRDPFQNPALSEFLHFL; encoded by the coding sequence ATGGCCACTCAACCAGACCTCAGCGGCGTTTCCCTCCCCCAGATTGCAGCGGTAATCGCAGTGGTCGACTACGGTTCCTTCACCGCGGCGGCCGACATCCTCGGCATCTCGCAGCCCTCGCTCTCCCGAAGGGTGCAGAGCCTGGAACAGGTCTTGGGCCTGCCGATTTTCCGAGCGGTCGGACGCACCATGCAGCTCACCGATGCCGGACGAAGCATCGTCCCCGCCGGACGTCGAATCCTTGATGAATTGGCGTCCATCAACGCCCTCGGTGCATCCACCAGGGAACTGGCAACGGGCTCGCTGCGCATTGCAGGCCTGCCCTCATTGATTGGCAGTGTGCTGCCTGAGTACGTCGGGCAGTTCCACCAGCAACATCCCGGCATCCATTTGGAAATCCTCAGCGTCCAGGACCATGAAGAACTCGTCGAAGCCATTCGGCTAGGCAGTGCCGACGCGGCCTTTGGCGTCAGCCACTCAGTTCCCGCTGATCTGGAAACACGGCGGGTCTGCCATCAGGAATTCTCCGCGGTCATCCCCTCCGGCCTAGGCACTGGCACAGAACTCAACGCCGCGCTGCTGAATACGCTGACCCTAGTCAGCTTGCCCCACCCTACTTCCATCCGCAAGGTGACCGACGAGGTCTATCGCTCACTGGGCTGCACTCCTGCGCGGGTCATCACCACCGTGCAGCGTGACGCCCTGGTTCCGCTGAGCATTGCCAGCGGCGGTATCACGATGGTTCCGCGCATCATGGCCACCACGGCCGAGGTTTATGGCGGCAGGCAGTTGTCCTTGCCGGAGGGCACCGGCCGGGCCATCGGTGTGATCTACCGGCGAGACCCTTTCCAGAATCCCGCGTTGTCAGAATTCCTGCACTTCTTGTGA
- a CDS encoding LCP family protein, whose translation MTELRIRPRRRRITFVLIAALVIALIVAASGLWFKLQGNISTASMRSSESAAPDSSHGLNILLLGSDTRDLEASGYGKATGARSDSMVLVHVAAGNKRIDAVQIPRDTLVDMPACEDTGHGPSAGGVSMINSALNYGPACSVAAVEALTGVQLNHFIEVNFEGFISIVDALGGVNVCLPQPLKDSKAKLDLPAGDQKVNGTDALALARTRHAVGDGSDIARLGHQQMVMSAIVQQATSRETLARPDRLYSFLDAATQSLTVDPGLSSLSDLTALAARAQAVPSNEITFMTMPWAPAPQNINRVVPSADADALFASLREDSPVALAGKASGKKSDEDAAAAIDDRAAAVQITNAARVANLASDYAKKASEQGFTVSGIGNAASVQSTTSLLAADTEQARQTAAALAKELNLDIAPKTAAIDGVQLHLGQDYQSVQKPEKPEVETTNRKASQSLCG comes from the coding sequence ATGACCGAGCTTCGAATCCGACCTCGCCGTCGGCGCATCACTTTCGTGCTCATCGCTGCACTGGTCATTGCCCTGATTGTCGCCGCCAGCGGGCTCTGGTTCAAGCTGCAGGGCAACATCTCCACCGCATCCATGCGCAGCTCAGAATCCGCTGCTCCGGACTCCAGCCATGGGCTCAATATCCTGTTGCTGGGATCCGACACCCGCGATCTTGAAGCCTCAGGCTACGGCAAGGCCACAGGCGCGCGCAGTGATTCGATGGTGCTCGTGCATGTGGCCGCTGGCAACAAGCGCATCGACGCGGTGCAGATTCCGCGTGACACCTTGGTGGACATGCCAGCCTGCGAAGACACCGGACATGGCCCCTCGGCCGGTGGGGTCTCGATGATCAACTCGGCGCTGAATTATGGTCCGGCCTGCTCGGTGGCCGCCGTTGAGGCATTGACCGGGGTGCAGCTGAATCACTTCATCGAGGTCAATTTCGAAGGCTTCATCTCCATTGTGGATGCACTCGGCGGAGTCAACGTGTGCCTGCCCCAGCCTCTGAAGGATTCCAAGGCGAAATTGGATCTTCCCGCCGGGGACCAGAAGGTCAACGGCACCGACGCCTTGGCGCTGGCTCGCACCCGCCACGCCGTGGGCGATGGCAGCGACATCGCCCGCCTGGGACACCAGCAGATGGTCATGTCAGCCATCGTCCAGCAAGCTACCAGCCGCGAGACACTCGCCCGTCCGGACCGCTTGTATTCATTCCTGGACGCCGCCACCCAGTCGTTGACGGTGGACCCCGGCTTGAGCTCGCTCTCGGATCTCACTGCGTTGGCCGCCCGCGCCCAGGCCGTGCCGTCCAACGAAATCACCTTCATGACCATGCCCTGGGCACCGGCACCGCAGAATATCAACCGCGTAGTTCCCTCGGCAGATGCCGATGCGCTTTTTGCCAGCTTGCGCGAGGACTCGCCGGTGGCTCTCGCCGGAAAGGCGTCCGGGAAGAAATCTGATGAGGATGCGGCGGCGGCAATTGATGACCGTGCGGCAGCCGTGCAGATCACCAACGCCGCCCGGGTGGCGAATCTCGCCAGCGACTACGCCAAGAAGGCTAGTGAGCAAGGGTTCACGGTGTCTGGTATCGGCAATGCCGCCAGCGTTCAGAGCACAACGAGCTTGCTGGCCGCCGACACGGAACAGGCACGACAGACCGCCGCAGCCCTGGCCAAGGAGCTCAATCTGGACATCGCGCCGAAAACCGCCGCCATCGACGGGGTCCAGCTGCACCTGGGCCAAGACTATCAGAGCGTTCAGAAGCCTGAAAAGCCTGAAGTGGAAACCACTAACCGCAAGGCCAGCCAAAGCCTGTGCGGTTAG